Below is a window of Chthoniobacterales bacterium DNA.
GGAGCGGCAAGGCCGGCTTCCTTCTCGATCTCGGCGAGGAGCGTGCGGAATTCGCAGCGACGGATGGCCTCGATCAGCTCGGGATAGCGCGGGGCAATGACGAGATCGTCGATCGCGGCCGGGAGCACGAGATCGAGGTCCAGCGCGACCATGCTGCGGTTATCGATCACCTGCTGGCGCTGGGCGACGATCTTCTCGCGGCTGCGCGCACTGGCAATCTCGGCGGTGCGCTCGAGCAGGGCCTCGACGGAGCCGAACTGGCGGACAAGCGTCGCCGCGGTCTTCAGCCCGACCCCGTCGACTCCCGGAATGTTGTCCGAAGAATCACCGGTGAGCGCGAGCACGTCGGCGATCTGGGCGGGCTCGACGCCCCATTTGGCGCGCACGGCTTCGATCCCCAGCAGGGCGAAGGTCTCCTTCTCGACAAGGTCCGTCTTGTTCGTCGAGTAGATGCTCACGCGGTCGTTGACGAGCTGGAGGATATCCTTGTCGTTCGTGGCGATGACGGTCTCGCCGGAATGCTGGACGGCGTAGCTGGCGATGAGGTCGTCAGCCTCGGTATCCGGCAGCGAAAGACTCGCGACGCCGAGCAGCGGGACGAGCGCCTGCATGGCGGATTCCTGCGCCTTCATGTCCTCGGGCATCGACGGCCGCTGCTGCTTGTAAGCGGGCTGGAGTTCCGACCGGCGGGCGGGAATTCCGCGATCCCAGATCACCGCGGCGCGATCGGGGCGGACGTCGGCGATCATCCGACGCAGCGCCTTCGTGAATCCGAAGATTGCGTTCGTCGGCTCGCCCCGCGAGTTCGTGAGCCCGCGGATCGCGAAAAACGACCGGTAAAGATAGTAATGGCCGTCGACCAGCAGGAGGCGCACAGGAAAATCGGGAGCCAGGGGCTGGACTAGTCGAGCGGAGGCGCCGGGGGCACCGGCGGAGGAGCCGGCGGGCGCGGACGCTTCGGCGGCTTCGGCTGGGACGGCGGCTTCGGCGGTTTCACCACGACGGGGGGCTTCGGCGGCTTCGGCTTCGGATTGTTCACGATGACCTTCGGCGGGCGCACCGTCGCCGTCTTCTTCGGCGGCTTCGCAGGCGGCGACGACACACCGTCGGCGTCCGTGCGGAGCGAGGCGAGGGCGCTGGTGTTCACGAGCTGCAGGCCAGGGTTCTTCTTCTTGCCGTAGAGGCCGTAGTTCACGGTGATGAGCTTGCCCTTCGTCTTGAGCAAATGCTGGGTCTTTTCGGTCTGAAAGATGAAGGGCTGATTCTTCAACTCGGAAAACTGCTTGCTCATCAGGCCCGAGGTCTTGGTCAGACGGGCAACGTCTACGATCTGCGGCTCAGGCAGAACGAGGTCACCGGGACTGACGGTCAGGATTTGTCCGGCCGTCATCAGCACGGATTCACCCGGCCGCCCCTTCAACTTCAGGCGCATGGTTCCCTCGAGCACGATGAATTTCACGAGGCCCTTGCTTTTCGGACCGCCAGTCTTGCGCGTCTCGATCATCACCGTCGTGCCAGTGACCGCTGCCGTGACGGCCGCCGTGTTGATCGTGGCGCCGCCGGCATTCTTGGGCACTTCGAGGAGGATAGCGCCTTCGTCGAGGTTCAGGTCGCGAGTGCCCTTCTCGAAACTGAAGACGGAGTTCGCGCCGAGACGGGCAATCGTCTGGTCGTTGAATTCCAGCTCGGCGCGCGCCTGGTTCCCGGTCTGCACGGCGGTTTTTCCGCTGATGCCGTCTCCGACCCTGGCCGGAACCGCTGGACGCTCGGGGGCCAGAATGTCGACCTTGTTGTAGACGCGAGTGACCGCCGCGCTGTGGAGCGTGCCAGCCGCCTGCGCGGTAAGGGTCGCGAAAAGGAGGGCTCCCCCTGCCAGCAAAGTGTGCCGCACGTCGTTCATTAGGATTAAAAATTAACCAAAAGGCCGATTCCGCCACCCAAATTCGCAGCGAAGTAACTGTAGGTGCTGTCGGTGGAGTTGTTGATCCCGATCGTGCTGAGGGCCTGCACGCTCAGCCACTTCGTCACCTCGAAGGTCACCGCGCCGCCGATCAGCTGATTGAAATCCGCGCGATCGGCATAGCGATAGTCCTGCGCGGCGACGCGATAGTAGAGGTCGATCTTCACGTTGCGGGTGAGGCTCAGCTGATAGCCGAGCAGCCACGCGAACTCGTTCCGCAGCGCATAGGAGGGTTCGCCGCCGAGGGTGAACTCCGCGGTGAGCGACGTGTAGAAGAGATTTGCACGGTTCAGTGAGAACGTCTTCCGGCCGCCGAAGCTGAGCGTGTGATCGGCGTAGATCTGGCTGTTCAATCCGCGAGAGGTGAGCAGGTCGTAGGTGTAGTGCGTGAAGAGCGCGAGGTCGCCGAGCTCTCGGACGACGTAGACGAACCCGGCCTTCAACTGGAGGCTGTTGAAATCCAGGGAGCCGTTGCGCGCGTAGCGAAACATGCTCTGCTCCGCGGAGAAATCGGCGAAAACGTTGCCGCCGAGATGCGGCAGGTAACTCGCCCCTACGGTGCCGCTGAGCACCGTGTCGGAGCTTTTCGAGCCGTCGAGTAGCTCCGCGTTATTCGTCCAGAAAGTGTTCCAGTTCGTCCACGCGCTGAAAGGCTGGTATTTCTGCTCGGGCTGGAGAAGCACCTGCTCGCCGATGTCGGCGTCCGCCGGACTGGCGGGCGCAAAGGGTTCCGCCGTGGCCAGAGAGCTGTTCACCGCGCCTCCCTGCGCCTGCTGCGAAATGCTCACCTGCTGCTGGGCCTGCACGGCCTGATTCGCCTGCTGTGCGGAAACCATCGGCAGAGCCAGGCTCACAACCGCCAGCGCACCGAAACAAGATCTTCCGAAGAGCGACATGGCCGCAGACTCTGCCCGATGGACTATCAGGCGTCAACCAGTGAGCCCGTCGCGAAACCGCCCTTCCCAGCCGTCGGCGGGAACGCTAAGGGATAGCACGTGGCCACCGCCGCCCGCAAACGCTCTCGCCGCCGACTCGTCGAACTGGCCGCCATCTGCCTGGCCGTCGCCGTGGTGGGGTGGTTCGCGTTTCCCCAATCCGAAGTGCTCACCGGCGCGGAACGCACCGCCCAGGACAAGGTCATCGCCTGGAGCGGGCTGCACCCGTCTTCGGAGGACTTTGTCTTCGTCGCCATCGACGATCCCTCCCTCAAACTCGAACTCTGGCCGGAGGACATCGCCGCCTCGCCATCTCTCCAGGCGATGGCAAAGGGCTGGCCGTGGCCGCGTTTCGTCTACGCCGACGCCATCGAGCGCCTCCTCGGCGCGGGTGCCCGTCTCATCCTCTTCGACCTGATTCTCGACACTCCGAAGCCCGGTGACGACGCCCTGAAAGCCGCCCTCGATCGCCATCCCACGCAGATCGTCGTTGGTGCCAATCTCAGCTTCGACAGCATCTCTCCCGATCACCCCGAAATTCGCGAGCCAGCCCTGCGGATGCCCGCGCCGACTCTCATCGAACATCCCAATACCGATCCGAGAGTCGGCTTCGTGAACTTCTTCCCCGAGTCGGATCAGAAGATCCGCTCCGCGCTGTTTGGATTCCAGCTCGGCTCGGTGAAGTATCCCTCGCTGGCCGCAGCCGCCGCTCGCCAGCTCGATCGCGACGCCGACATCCCGAAAATCGGCCACCCGAAGCTCTTCCGCTTCATCGACCCCGCCCAGCTCCGCATCGTCCCCTTCTACACGCTCTTTCTTCCTGGCGACTGGAAACGAACGCTCCGCGACGGCGCGGTCTTTCGCGACAAGATCGTCGTCGTCGGCCCCAGCGCCGCCATTCTGCACGACATCCATCTCGTCGCCGATGACGTCACGCTGCCCGGCCCCCTGCTTCACCTCAATGCCCTCGCCGCCCTGCTGAACCATAATTTCTACGAGCGCGCCGGCGCTCTTGTGAACGCGCTCTGCGTGCTCATTTCCGTGATCGTCGCCTGGGCTATCGCAGTGCGCTTCGGTCGCCGTCCCATCGCCGCGCTCTCGATCCTTATCGCCTGCGCCATCGGCTTCACCGTCTCCGCCTACGTCATCGCGCACATCCTCGACTACCTCCTTCCTGTCGTGCAGCCCGGCTCCGCCCTTCTCGTCGCCGGCGTCATCTGCATCTCGTGGAACTTCGCCCAGGAGCGGCGCGAGAGCGGACGCATGCGCTCCATGCTCGACCGCTACGTCTCGCGCAATCTCGTCCGCGAGGTGCTCGACAACCGCGACGACTTCCTCGCCGCGCTCGGCGGCTCCCGTCGTCCCATGACGGTCTTCTTTTCCGACGTGCGCGGCTTCACCTCCTTCGTCGAAAGCGAGGACGAACACGCCGTCGTCTCCCAGCTCAACGAATATCTCGGCCGGATGGTCGCCATCATCTTTCGCCACGACGGCACCGTCGACAAGTTCATGGGTGACGGCATCATGGCCGTGTGGGGCAA
It encodes the following:
- a CDS encoding FecR family protein, encoding MNDVRHTLLAGGALLFATLTAQAAGTLHSAAVTRVYNKVDILAPERPAVPARVGDGISGKTAVQTGNQARAELEFNDQTIARLGANSVFSFEKGTRDLNLDEGAILLEVPKNAGGATINTAAVTAAVTGTTVMIETRKTGGPKSKGLVKFIVLEGTMRLKLKGRPGESVLMTAGQILTVSPGDLVLPEPQIVDVARLTKTSGLMSKQFSELKNQPFIFQTEKTQHLLKTKGKLITVNYGLYGKKKNPGLQLVNTSALASLRTDADGVSSPPAKPPKKTATVRPPKVIVNNPKPKPPKPPVVVKPPKPPSQPKPPKRPRPPAPPPVPPAPPLD
- a CDS encoding adenylate/guanylate cyclase domain-containing protein, whose protein sequence is MATAARKRSRRRLVELAAICLAVAVVGWFAFPQSEVLTGAERTAQDKVIAWSGLHPSSEDFVFVAIDDPSLKLELWPEDIAASPSLQAMAKGWPWPRFVYADAIERLLGAGARLILFDLILDTPKPGDDALKAALDRHPTQIVVGANLSFDSISPDHPEIREPALRMPAPTLIEHPNTDPRVGFVNFFPESDQKIRSALFGFQLGSVKYPSLAAAAARQLDRDADIPKIGHPKLFRFIDPAQLRIVPFYTLFLPGDWKRTLRDGAVFRDKIVVVGPSAAILHDIHLVADDVTLPGPLLHLNALAALLNHNFYERAGALVNALCVLISVIVAWAIAVRFGRRPIAALSILIACAIGFTVSAYVIAHILDYLLPVVQPGSALLVAGVICISWNFAQERRESGRMRSMLDRYVSRNLVREVLDNRDDFLAALGGSRRPMTVFFSDVRGFTSFVESEDEHAVVSQLNEYLGRMVAIIFRHDGTVDKFMGDGIMAVWGNVLSEGPARDAINAVTAALEMLDELADLNRAWTERGLSPFAIGIGLHHGEAVFGNIGSAEKMEPTVIGDTVNLASRVEGLTKKYAVPLCITHPLAELVADTFLLRSVDLVQVVGKSRPVEIFTVLGPRSMEIPDWLKCHEGGIADYRARRFAEAAAQFRECEKSLPNDRLVQIHLTRCEAFLREPPPDDWTGTEVATSK
- a CDS encoding 5'-3' exonuclease H3TH domain-containing protein; translation: MRLLLVDGHYYLYRSFFAIRGLTNSRGEPTNAIFGFTKALRRMIADVRPDRAAVIWDRGIPARRSELQPAYKQQRPSMPEDMKAQESAMQALVPLLGVASLSLPDTEADDLIASYAVQHSGETVIATNDKDILQLVNDRVSIYSTNKTDLVEKETFALLGIEAVRAKWGVEPAQIADVLALTGDSSDNIPGVDGVGLKTAATLVRQFGSVEALLERTAEIASARSREKIVAQRQQVIDNRSMVALDLDLVLPAAIDDLVIAPRYPELIEAIRRCEFRTLLAEIEKEAGLAAPAANKAAPRPAIGEQGELF